The following are encoded together in the Thermococcus sibiricus MM 739 genome:
- a CDS encoding lysyl aminopeptidase: MVNWELMQRVIEAPGVSGYEFMGIRDVVIEALTYHVDEINVDKLGNVIAHKKGDGPRIMIAAHMDKIGLMVNHIDEKGYLHVVSVGGVDPRTLVAQRVRIFGEKGDVYGVVGHIPPHLTKPEERTKAADWDTIVIDVGADSKEEVEKMGIKIGTIMEFAPAFTRLNENRFTTPYLDDRICLYAMIEVARALEEHQADIYFVASVQEEVGLRGARVASYAIDPEIGIAMDVTFAKQPGDKGKIVPELGKGPVMDVGPNINPKVRAFAEEVAKKHEIPLQIEPSPRPTGTDANIMQINREGVATAVLSIPIKYMHSQVELTDARDVDNTIKLAKHFLEELKPMDLVP; this comes from the coding sequence ATGGTCAACTGGGAATTAATGCAGAGAGTTATTGAAGCGCCCGGTGTTTCTGGATATGAGTTTATGGGGATTAGAGACGTGGTAATTGAGGCTCTAACATATCATGTTGATGAAATTAACGTAGATAAGCTTGGAAATGTTATTGCCCACAAGAAGGGAGATGGTCCAAGGATTATGATTGCTGCTCATATGGATAAGATAGGTTTGATGGTTAATCATATTGATGAAAAGGGTTATTTACATGTAGTAAGTGTTGGAGGAGTTGATCCTAGAACTCTTGTGGCTCAGAGGGTTAGAATCTTTGGAGAAAAAGGAGATGTTTATGGCGTTGTAGGACATATCCCACCGCATTTAACAAAGCCTGAGGAGAGAACCAAAGCAGCCGACTGGGATACCATAGTTATTGATGTGGGTGCAGATTCAAAAGAAGAAGTAGAGAAAATGGGGATAAAAATCGGTACTATAATGGAATTTGCTCCTGCTTTCACGAGGCTTAATGAAAACCGCTTTACTACGCCATATCTAGATGATAGAATCTGTTTGTATGCCATGATTGAAGTAGCAAGAGCTTTAGAGGAGCATCAAGCCGACATCTACTTTGTGGCGAGTGTTCAGGAGGAAGTAGGTTTGAGGGGAGCAAGAGTTGCAAGCTATGCAATTGATCCAGAAATTGGAATAGCCATGGATGTAACCTTTGCAAAACAACCCGGAGATAAAGGCAAAATAGTTCCAGAACTTGGAAAAGGCCCCGTAATGGATGTTGGGCCTAATATCAACCCAAAAGTTAGAGCTTTTGCTGAAGAAGTTGCCAAGAAGCATGAGATTCCACTTCAGATAGAACCAAGTCCTAGGCCCACAGGAACAGACGCAAATATAATGCAGATAAACAGAGAAGGAGTTGCAACGGCAGTCCTTTCAATCCCTATAAAGTATATGCACTCCCAAGTCGAGCTAACTGATGCCAGAGATGTTGATAACACAATAAAACTGGCAAAACACTTCCTTGAAGAACTCAAACCCATGGACCTTGTCCCGTAA